The Fibrobacter sp. UWB5 genome has a window encoding:
- a CDS encoding fibrobacter succinogenes major paralogous domain-containing protein gives MKRFIVSFGLAILFAACSGDNVCSVDKPEASDSSSSVAPVSSSKTVKSSSSNDVVKSSSSNDVVESSSSAEALPDTVLIDERDGQTYRIVKIGDQIWMAENLNYETESSFCYNDSTEYCETYGRLYTWAAAVGKSEKECGSSLCGLPRRNVQGVCPSGWHLPSHEEMDDFVYTVGTYPLVTAIIKSRTGWDDGSNGTDDYGFSALPAGYRNIVGGYAGKNSAYFWMAEEDRQETAYKMGLIDGDPTANWGTEKKRLAFSVRCLKDKEPNLKDWSWDVPKDVRLNPDVAYDSVKDSRDGRVYKTVKIGGQVWMAENLNYADSVATPGLKGGSWCIDNDTANCNVAGRLYYWEAAVQGVCLDGWHLPTKEEWSALIDTLGGAVSAGKRLKSITGWDKNGNGVDDFGFSALPAGKASSAPFYGLSFSDDGVGTLFWSSTEGDDVGAYGVSLWNYSDVADLDYFFKDLGSSVRCVKDSE, from the coding sequence ATGAAAAGATTTATAGTTTCGTTTGGTCTTGCGATTCTTTTTGCGGCCTGTAGTGGAGATAACGTGTGTTCCGTTGACAAGCCTGAAGCAAGTGATTCTTCGTCAAGCGTTGCGCCGGTGTCCAGCAGCAAGACGGTTAAATCAAGCAGTAGCAACGATGTGGTTAAATCAAGCAGTAGCAACGATGTGGTTGAATCGAGTAGCAGTGCCGAGGCCTTGCCAGATACGGTATTGATAGACGAACGCGATGGCCAAACTTATAGGATTGTGAAAATCGGCGACCAGATCTGGATGGCGGAAAACCTGAATTACGAAACGGAAAGTAGTTTCTGCTATAACGATTCGACGGAGTACTGCGAAACGTACGGTCGCCTCTACACTTGGGCGGCGGCGGTCGGTAAATCAGAAAAGGAATGCGGCAGCAGTTTGTGTGGCCTGCCCAGAAGAAACGTGCAGGGGGTATGCCCTAGCGGTTGGCATCTGCCGTCGCATGAAGAAATGGACGACTTTGTTTATACAGTGGGTACATATCCACTTGTGACGGCTATAATCAAGTCGCGGACCGGGTGGGATGATGGGTCGAACGGTACGGACGATTATGGCTTTTCTGCACTTCCTGCAGGCTATCGCAATATTGTGGGGGGATATGCCGGCAAGAACAGTGCTTACTTCTGGATGGCTGAAGAGGACCGTCAAGAAACGGCTTATAAGATGGGCTTGATTGACGGCGATCCAACGGCTAATTGGGGTACTGAAAAAAAGAGACTCGCTTTTTCAGTCCGTTGCCTTAAGGACAAGGAGCCGAACTTGAAGGATTGGAGCTGGGATGTGCCGAAGGATGTCCGTCTGAATCCGGATGTTGCATATGACAGCGTTAAAGACTCTCGCGATGGCAGGGTTTACAAGACGGTAAAAATCGGTGGCCAAGTCTGGATGGCCGAAAATCTGAATTACGCCGACAGCGTGGCAACCCCCGGCTTGAAAGGCGGAAGTTGGTGCATTGACAATGATACTGCCAACTGTAATGTGGCCGGACGGCTCTACTATTGGGAGGCCGCCGTGCAGGGCGTTTGCCTTGACGGTTGGCATTTGCCGACAAAAGAGGAGTGGAGCGCATTGATTGATACCCTTGGGGGCGCTGTGTCGGCGGGTAAACGTCTCAAGTCCATCACCGGCTGGGATAAAAACGGCAACGGCGTTGACGATTTCGGCTTCTCAGCTTTACCGGCAGGGAAGGCTTCTTCTGCGCCTTTTTATGGATTGTCATTTAGTGATGATGGCGTGGGAACTCTTTTTTGGAGTTCTACAGAAGGCGATGACGTCGGCGCATACGGTGTATCGTTGTGGAATTATTCTGATGTGGCTGATTTGGATTACTTCTTCAAAGATCTCGGGTCATCAGTCCGTTGCGTGAAAGATTCTGAATAA
- a CDS encoding DMT family transporter, which yields MIPSRNSLAFWHLLAIITITFWGTSFVSTKVLLNHGFSAVQIFSLRFAITYLILLAASHKQFRSQNWKHELILFISGITGCTLYFWTENTALSFSPSSNVALIICANPLLILILGSIFYKSERLGKRQVLGCLVTFVGMVLVVLNGKFVLKLSPVGDLLACSAGVMWAIYSLVVKQLNGKYNSLFITRKMFFYGTLMSIPALFIEARGDVSKVLDIPWQNFMEPVVAFNFLCLTVCCSLFGYLIWNNVLKQLGTVLASNYGYVAPLITMITAAIALGERITPIAIVGAVAIVAGMILAEFKRK from the coding sequence ATGATACCCTCTCGCAACAGTCTCGCCTTTTGGCATTTGCTCGCCATTATTACCATCACCTTTTGGGGCACGAGCTTCGTAAGCACGAAGGTGCTCTTGAATCATGGTTTTTCGGCAGTGCAAATCTTCTCGTTGCGTTTTGCGATTACCTACTTGATTCTTTTGGCGGCAAGCCACAAGCAATTCCGCAGCCAAAACTGGAAGCATGAACTGATTCTGTTCATCAGTGGCATTACCGGATGTACACTTTACTTTTGGACCGAAAATACGGCGCTTTCGTTTTCGCCGTCGAGCAACGTGGCGCTCATTATTTGCGCGAACCCGTTACTCATTCTGATTCTCGGAAGCATTTTCTATAAAAGCGAACGTCTCGGCAAGCGACAAGTTCTAGGCTGTCTTGTCACATTCGTCGGCATGGTGCTAGTGGTTCTGAACGGCAAGTTCGTCTTGAAGCTTTCGCCCGTGGGTGATCTGCTCGCCTGCAGCGCCGGAGTCATGTGGGCAATCTATTCGCTAGTCGTGAAGCAGTTGAACGGCAAATACAATTCACTGTTCATTACGCGCAAGATGTTTTTCTACGGCACCCTAATGTCTATTCCCGCCCTGTTTATCGAAGCGCGAGGCGATGTGTCGAAAGTGCTTGATATTCCGTGGCAGAACTTTATGGAACCCGTCGTCGCTTTTAACTTTTTGTGCCTTACAGTATGCTGCTCCCTGTTCGGATACCTTATCTGGAACAATGTGCTGAAACAGCTCGGCACAGTTCTTGCGAGCAACTACGGCTATGTAGCACCCTTGATTACCATGATTACGGCAGCAATTGCTCTTGGCGAACGCATTACGCCCATTGCCATCGTGGGCGCAGTGGCTATTGTCGCAGGCATGATTCTAGCCGAATTCAAGCGAAAATAA
- a CDS encoding DUF1653 domain-containing protein: protein MSKAIAGHKYRHYKKETMIYTVVTADALDCESVKPLVVYRSEYETPDHPKGTLWVRDREDFESKVTHADGTIVDRFTEI, encoded by the coding sequence ATGTCGAAAGCAATTGCCGGTCACAAGTATCGTCACTACAAAAAAGAAACGATGATTTACACCGTCGTCACCGCCGACGCTCTCGACTGTGAATCGGTCAAGCCGCTCGTGGTTTATCGCAGCGAATACGAAACGCCCGACCACCCGAAGGGAACCTTATGGGTGCGCGACCGCGAAGATTTTGAAAGCAAGGTGACGCATGCCGACGGTACTATCGTAGACCGTTTTACTGAAATCTGA
- a CDS encoding hybrid sensor histidine kinase/response regulator, with protein sequence MELTPKTARINIKMVVWLAAVVFVLCLVCVLLRVKLDAILNVYMTKQVSQQAVLIADLANEKIHIRLNALSMIARKIEADGSRVEDFLALSDVKNENSSYGLIALDGMVYTGSSQFLLPDETYRCVMESFRGRQSICYSEKMGILLGVPVFHGHNVRFVLYLQYDEIPINDFFDVDCFDKKCFAQVIDNDGRVLIQNNTGKWRQDSVWSDVDVAKIYGKLRQDMDRGGHATAKNVQIGDDTYYFYMAKLWQDDFVLAGMVAGADVSDGLDQLSFLVFWVVGFLMLLFLTGLGIRFFWVRKNRETHLKNHLVSDELDRLRMMESVGQDIRNPAMNVLNMGAIVLRESSDPSLKEYVAEMRASGQELLLLSNDILDMNKIRTNSLEISIKEYDLFAVLCDCYSAAHNRKKSAEFELLVDSSIPTLLEGDESRLWQIVSNILFNAERLIVNSANIVQIGYRWVEDENGEESTQKIDLVIDVPDAGVSWTGASLTLVKMLVGALGGTIRSSHIADGLPVIEIAIPQKVVKNELMGDFKTRYNEFVHASENQSIHFFAPNASILAIDDVPMNLRVMSGLMKETLARFDSVSNGMEAIEKFRRNHYDIIFLDHTMPIIDGLDILTIMKTLDDHPNQHTPIVMLTADDGATAKTICETAGFADFLTKPVHEDALFTILLKFLPKELINHYDELPKKEEVVEPTPVEEKPVKKTVLIQETKKTNENLPSDVLDVSVGLFCCERNEALYRKKMMVYVDKQYDVVLNKLFKDEDFESYRLMVQMLKSASLYIGAVKIASIAKSMEFACNEGDYDYVRVRHEDLMREYKRIVRAIKERVMDGRAN encoded by the coding sequence ATGGAATTAACCCCTAAAACAGCAAGAATCAACATCAAGATGGTGGTGTGGCTTGCCGCCGTTGTGTTTGTGCTGTGCCTTGTTTGCGTATTGCTTCGTGTAAAGCTCGATGCCATTTTGAATGTCTATATGACAAAGCAGGTGTCGCAGCAGGCCGTTTTGATTGCCGACTTGGCGAACGAAAAAATCCATATCCGCCTGAACGCCCTTTCGATGATTGCGCGCAAGATAGAGGCGGATGGCTCGCGCGTGGAAGACTTCTTGGCGCTTTCGGACGTGAAGAATGAAAATTCAAGCTACGGATTGATTGCGCTTGATGGAATGGTGTACACGGGCTCTTCGCAGTTCCTGTTGCCTGACGAAACGTATCGATGTGTCATGGAATCGTTCCGCGGCAGGCAATCGATTTGCTATAGCGAAAAGATGGGAATCTTGCTTGGCGTTCCGGTGTTCCATGGCCATAACGTCCGATTTGTGCTGTACTTGCAGTACGACGAAATCCCGATAAACGATTTCTTCGATGTCGATTGCTTTGACAAGAAATGCTTCGCTCAGGTGATCGATAACGACGGACGCGTCCTGATTCAGAACAATACCGGAAAGTGGCGCCAGGATTCCGTGTGGAGCGATGTCGATGTCGCCAAGATTTATGGAAAGCTCCGTCAGGATATGGATCGTGGCGGGCATGCCACGGCGAAAAATGTCCAAATTGGCGATGATACATATTACTTCTACATGGCGAAACTTTGGCAAGACGATTTCGTGCTTGCGGGAATGGTCGCCGGCGCAGATGTGTCGGATGGCTTGGATCAATTGTCTTTCTTGGTGTTCTGGGTTGTCGGATTCTTGATGCTGTTGTTCTTGACGGGACTTGGAATCCGGTTCTTCTGGGTTCGCAAGAATCGAGAAACTCACTTAAAGAACCATTTGGTGAGTGACGAACTGGATCGCTTGCGTATGATGGAGTCTGTGGGCCAGGATATTCGCAACCCGGCGATGAACGTCTTGAATATGGGTGCGATTGTCTTGAGAGAATCGAGTGACCCCTCGCTAAAGGAATATGTTGCCGAGATGCGAGCATCTGGTCAGGAACTGCTTTTGCTTTCGAACGATATTTTGGACATGAACAAGATCCGCACGAATAGCCTTGAAATTTCTATCAAGGAATACGACTTGTTCGCGGTCCTTTGCGATTGCTACAGTGCCGCCCATAACCGCAAAAAGTCGGCGGAGTTCGAACTGTTGGTGGATTCTTCGATTCCGACTCTGCTCGAAGGCGATGAGTCTCGCTTGTGGCAGATTGTAAGCAATATCTTGTTCAACGCAGAACGCCTGATTGTCAACAGCGCAAACATTGTCCAGATTGGTTACCGCTGGGTCGAAGACGAAAACGGTGAAGAAAGCACCCAGAAGATTGATTTGGTGATCGATGTGCCGGATGCCGGCGTGAGCTGGACGGGTGCTTCGCTGACGCTTGTCAAGATGCTGGTGGGCGCTCTCGGCGGCACAATCCGGAGCAGCCATATTGCAGATGGGCTCCCGGTCATCGAAATCGCGATCCCGCAGAAGGTCGTTAAAAATGAACTGATGGGCGATTTCAAGACGCGGTACAATGAATTCGTGCATGCGTCAGAGAACCAGTCCATTCATTTCTTTGCTCCGAATGCGTCGATTTTGGCCATTGACGATGTGCCCATGAATTTGCGCGTGATGAGCGGTCTCATGAAAGAAACCTTGGCCCGCTTTGATTCGGTGTCGAACGGCATGGAGGCGATTGAAAAGTTCAGGCGCAACCATTATGACATTATATTCCTTGACCACACGATGCCGATTATCGATGGCTTGGATATTCTGACCATTATGAAGACGCTGGACGATCATCCGAATCAGCATACTCCGATTGTGATGCTTACGGCAGATGATGGCGCTACGGCAAAGACGATTTGTGAGACGGCTGGCTTTGCCGATTTCTTGACGAAGCCGGTTCACGAAGATGCCCTGTTCACGATTCTTCTGAAGTTCTTGCCGAAGGAATTGATTAACCATTACGATGAACTTCCCAAGAAAGAAGAAGTGGTGGAGCCGACACCTGTAGAAGAAAAGCCCGTGAAGAAAACGGTGCTGATTCAAGAGACGAAAAAGACGAACGAGAACTTGCCTAGCGACGTGCTGGATGTCTCGGTGGGCCTGTTCTGTTGCGAAAGGAACGAAGCCCTTTATCGCAAGAAGATGATGGTCTATGTCGATAAACAGTACGATGTGGTTTTAAACAAGTTGTTCAAGGACGAAGACTTTGAAAGCTACCGCTTGATGGTGCAGATGCTGAAGAGCGCTTCGCTTTACATCGGTGCGGTAAAGATTGCAAGTATTGCAAAGTCGATGGAATTCGCCTGCAACGAAGGCGACTATGATTATGTGCGCGTACGTCACGAAGACTTGATGCGCGAATACAAGCGCATTGTCCGGGCGATTAAAGAACGAGTGATGGATGGAAGAGCAAATTGA
- a CDS encoding NUDIX domain-containing protein, protein MEEQIDILKADGTPAGYSRGRTEVHAKGLWHRTVHIWAFDSKGRILFQLRSRVKENNPGLFDTSCAGHISAGDSSVNAAVRELREELGVHKSSRDLEYLFEAKHESVLNGGSYLDNEYYDVYKISLSDKEADSLVPQPGEVDSFTWMTREEFFAKHKLHPEKFVEHPKDYLWLMENA, encoded by the coding sequence ATGGAAGAGCAAATTGATATCTTGAAAGCGGATGGAACCCCTGCCGGATATTCGCGCGGGCGTACCGAAGTTCATGCCAAGGGACTGTGGCACCGCACGGTGCATATTTGGGCTTTCGATAGCAAGGGCCGCATTCTGTTCCAGTTGCGCAGTCGCGTCAAGGAAAATAATCCTGGGCTTTTCGACACCAGTTGCGCGGGTCATATTTCGGCCGGAGATTCCAGCGTGAATGCCGCCGTGCGCGAACTGCGCGAAGAACTGGGCGTGCACAAGAGTTCGCGCGACCTCGAATATCTATTCGAGGCTAAGCACGAAAGCGTGCTTAACGGCGGCTCTTACCTCGACAACGAATACTACGATGTCTACAAGATTTCTCTCAGCGACAAGGAAGCGGATTCTCTTGTGCCGCAGCCGGGCGAAGTCGATAGCTTTACCTGGATGACCCGCGAAGAATTCTTTGCAAAGCACAAGTTGCATCCTGAAAAATTCGTTGAACATCCGAAAGATTATTTGTGGCTCATGGAGAATGCCTAA
- a CDS encoding O-acetylhomoserine aminocarboxypropyltransferase/cysteine synthase family protein, whose protein sequence is MSKIETLCIQGGWQPKNGEPRVLPIYQSTTFKYETTNDMADLFDLKASGYFYTRLQNPTNDAVANKIAALEGGVAAMLTSSGQAANFYAVFNICESGDHFISTSAIYGGTSNLFSVTMKKLGIECTFVDQDASDEEIEKAFRPNTKCVFGETVANPAGKVLDLKRFADIAHKHGVPMIVDNTFPTPILCRPIEFGVDIVTHSTTKYMDGHAMAVGGCIVDSGNFDWEANHDRFKGLTEPDPSYHGLAYTKAFGKGAYITKATAQLMRDFGSIQSPQNAFLLNVGLETLHLRMPRHCENALACARFLKNHPKVAWVNYAGLEGDKYYELAQKQFKGGLPCGVLTFGIKGGREKSIQFMDSLKMICIVTHVADARSCVLHPASHTHRQLSDEQLIEAGVAPDLIRFSVGIENVEDIIADLTQALDKV, encoded by the coding sequence ATGTCTAAAATCGAAACTTTGTGCATTCAGGGCGGCTGGCAGCCGAAAAACGGCGAACCGCGCGTGCTCCCCATCTACCAGAGCACCACTTTCAAGTACGAAACTACCAACGATATGGCCGACTTGTTCGACCTGAAGGCTTCGGGCTATTTCTACACCCGTCTGCAGAACCCGACTAACGACGCTGTCGCGAACAAGATTGCCGCTCTCGAAGGCGGTGTCGCTGCCATGCTTACGAGCTCCGGTCAGGCTGCTAACTTCTATGCCGTTTTCAATATTTGCGAATCTGGCGACCACTTCATCAGCACCAGTGCCATTTACGGCGGTACGAGCAACCTCTTCTCCGTGACGATGAAGAAGCTCGGCATCGAATGCACGTTCGTTGACCAGGATGCCTCCGACGAAGAAATCGAAAAGGCTTTCCGCCCGAACACCAAGTGCGTTTTCGGCGAAACCGTTGCTAACCCGGCTGGCAAGGTGCTTGACCTCAAGCGCTTCGCCGACATCGCCCACAAGCACGGCGTTCCGATGATTGTCGACAACACCTTCCCGACCCCGATTCTCTGCCGCCCGATTGAATTCGGCGTGGACATCGTGACTCACTCCACGACCAAGTACATGGACGGTCACGCGATGGCCGTGGGTGGCTGCATTGTGGATAGCGGCAACTTCGACTGGGAAGCAAACCACGACCGTTTCAAGGGCCTCACCGAACCGGATCCGAGCTATCACGGTCTCGCCTACACGAAGGCTTTCGGCAAGGGTGCCTACATCACGAAGGCTACTGCACAGCTCATGCGCGACTTTGGTTCCATCCAGTCTCCGCAGAATGCGTTCCTCCTGAACGTGGGTCTTGAAACGCTTCACCTCCGCATGCCGCGTCACTGCGAAAACGCTCTCGCTTGCGCCAGGTTCCTCAAGAATCACCCGAAGGTGGCTTGGGTCAACTACGCCGGTCTCGAAGGCGACAAGTACTACGAACTCGCCCAGAAGCAGTTCAAGGGTGGTCTCCCGTGCGGTGTTCTCACCTTCGGCATCAAGGGTGGCCGTGAAAAGTCCATCCAGTTCATGGATAGCCTCAAGATGATTTGCATCGTGACTCACGTGGCTGACGCTCGTAGCTGCGTGCTGCATCCGGCAAGCCACACTCACCGTCAGCTTAGCGACGAACAGTTGATTGAAGCTGGTGTTGCACCTGATTTGATCCGTTTCAGCGTCGGTATCGAAAATGTCGAAGACATTATTGCCGACTTGACTCAGGCACTCGACAAAGTGTAA
- the leuS gene encoding leucine--tRNA ligase — translation MAKYNPQEIETKWQAYWEEHQTFKTGTDKSKPKYYCLDMFPYPSGAGLHVGHPEGYTATDIICRYKRSRGFNVLHPMGWDAFGLPAEQYAIQTGTHPAITTKKNCDNFRRQIKRLGLSYDWNKEVNTTDPKYYKWTQWIFKRLYGTWFDEDQQKGRPIEELPIPADVEAKGAAEVRKYKDSKRLAYYADAQVWWCKHCKIVCANEEVLNDGSHEKCGTKEVERRNLKQWLMRIPLYGDRLLKGLDKLDWPQGVKDMQKNWIGKSYGAEVDFPIADANGKPTEKKLRVYTTRCDTLFGATYMVVAPEHAMVPELTTAEQKAAVEEYVHAAALKSDLDRTELAKEKTGVFTGSYAVNPLTGAKIPVWVADYVLTGYGTGAIMAVPAHDTRDFDFAKKFNLPVICIMEPDASCPEDVRPKVLAGEACWAADGTYINSQNDTLCLNGLNKKQGIAKVIEWLEANKIGKATVNYKLRDWLFSRQRYWGEPFPIIHWEDGEISTVDDSELPVLLPELKDYKPGDGGQSPLANATEWLQVTDKNGRKGIRETNTMPQWAGSCWYYLRYIDACNGDAFVAKELEKYWMPVDLYVGGAEHAVLHLLYSRFWHKVLFDLGLVSTDEPFQKLFNQGMILAFAYEDAAGSKVPTDEVEEKNGKFFKKGTDIELKQIVAKMSKSLKNVVNPDDVVRDYGADSLRLYEMFMGPLDAVKPWQTKGIEGMNRFLGRAWRSVVGDDDAAPVYVDETAPEAIEKVMHQTVIKVTSDIENMSFNTAISQLMIFNNEMMKMDKRYREPCETFVKLLHPFAPHIAEEMWSILGHNESLTNVAWPEADHSKAVENTVEVVFQVNGKVRAKASVAKDMDKAALEKLAMENDRMKEFMNGKTVVKSIVVPGKLVNIVVK, via the coding sequence ATGGCTAAGTACAATCCGCAAGAGATCGAAACCAAGTGGCAAGCCTACTGGGAAGAACATCAGACTTTCAAGACGGGCACCGATAAGTCCAAGCCCAAGTATTACTGCCTGGACATGTTCCCGTACCCGAGTGGCGCAGGCCTCCATGTGGGCCACCCCGAAGGTTACACCGCTACCGATATCATCTGCCGCTACAAGCGCAGCCGCGGTTTCAATGTGCTCCACCCCATGGGTTGGGATGCTTTCGGCCTCCCCGCGGAACAGTACGCCATTCAGACCGGTACGCACCCGGCCATTACCACCAAGAAGAACTGCGACAATTTCCGCCGCCAGATCAAGCGCCTTGGCTTAAGCTACGACTGGAACAAGGAAGTCAACACCACCGACCCGAAGTATTACAAGTGGACGCAGTGGATTTTCAAGCGCCTTTACGGCACCTGGTTCGATGAAGACCAGCAGAAAGGCCGCCCCATCGAAGAACTCCCGATTCCTGCCGACGTCGAAGCCAAGGGTGCTGCCGAAGTCCGCAAGTACAAGGATTCCAAGCGCCTCGCTTACTACGCCGACGCACAGGTGTGGTGGTGCAAGCACTGCAAGATTGTTTGTGCGAACGAAGAAGTCTTGAACGACGGCTCTCACGAAAAGTGCGGCACCAAGGAAGTGGAACGCCGTAACCTCAAGCAGTGGCTCATGCGTATTCCGCTGTATGGCGACCGCCTGCTGAAGGGCCTCGACAAGCTCGACTGGCCGCAGGGCGTGAAGGACATGCAGAAGAACTGGATTGGCAAGAGCTACGGCGCCGAAGTGGACTTCCCGATTGCCGACGCTAACGGCAAGCCGACCGAAAAGAAGCTCCGCGTCTATACCACCCGTTGCGATACGCTGTTCGGTGCCACCTACATGGTTGTGGCCCCGGAACACGCGATGGTCCCGGAACTCACGACCGCCGAACAGAAGGCCGCCGTGGAAGAATACGTGCACGCCGCCGCCTTGAAGAGCGACCTCGACCGTACCGAACTTGCCAAGGAAAAGACCGGCGTGTTTACTGGCTCTTATGCCGTGAACCCGCTCACCGGCGCCAAGATTCCGGTGTGGGTTGCCGACTACGTTCTGACCGGCTACGGCACCGGCGCCATCATGGCCGTGCCCGCTCACGATACCCGCGACTTCGATTTCGCGAAGAAGTTTAACCTGCCCGTCATCTGCATCATGGAACCCGATGCAAGCTGCCCCGAAGACGTTCGCCCGAAGGTCCTCGCAGGGGAAGCCTGCTGGGCTGCCGACGGCACCTACATCAACAGCCAGAACGACACGCTTTGCCTGAACGGACTCAACAAGAAGCAGGGCATCGCGAAGGTCATCGAATGGCTCGAAGCCAACAAGATTGGTAAGGCCACCGTGAACTACAAGCTCCGCGACTGGCTCTTCAGCCGCCAGCGCTACTGGGGCGAACCGTTCCCGATTATCCACTGGGAAGACGGCGAAATCTCTACCGTCGATGATTCTGAACTGCCGGTGCTGTTGCCGGAACTCAAGGACTACAAGCCGGGTGACGGCGGACAGTCCCCGCTCGCCAACGCCACCGAATGGCTCCAGGTGACCGACAAGAACGGCCGTAAGGGTATCCGCGAGACGAATACCATGCCGCAGTGGGCTGGTTCCTGCTGGTATTACCTGCGCTACATCGACGCCTGCAACGGCGACGCATTTGTTGCAAAGGAACTTGAAAAGTACTGGATGCCCGTGGACCTCTATGTGGGCGGTGCCGAACACGCCGTGCTCCACTTGCTCTACAGCCGCTTCTGGCACAAGGTGCTCTTCGACCTCGGCCTCGTCTCTACCGACGAACCGTTCCAGAAGCTCTTCAACCAGGGTATGATTCTCGCTTTCGCTTACGAAGATGCCGCTGGCTCCAAGGTCCCGACCGACGAAGTCGAAGAAAAGAACGGCAAGTTCTTCAAGAAGGGAACCGACATCGAGCTCAAGCAGATCGTGGCGAAGATGAGTAAGTCTTTGAAGAACGTCGTGAACCCCGATGACGTTGTTCGCGACTACGGTGCCGATAGCCTTCGCTTGTACGAAATGTTCATGGGCCCGCTCGATGCTGTGAAGCCGTGGCAGACCAAGGGCATCGAAGGCATGAACCGCTTCCTCGGCCGCGCTTGGCGCTCCGTGGTGGGCGACGACGATGCCGCTCCGGTTTACGTTGACGAAACCGCTCCGGAAGCAATCGAAAAGGTGATGCACCAGACCGTTATCAAGGTGACAAGCGATATCGAAAACATGAGCTTCAACACCGCAATTAGCCAGCTGATGATCTTCAACAACGAAATGATGAAGATGGACAAGCGCTACCGCGAACCGTGCGAAACGTTCGTCAAGCTCTTGCACCCGTTTGCCCCGCATATCGCCGAAGAAATGTGGAGCATCCTCGGTCACAACGAATCGCTCACGAACGTCGCCTGGCCCGAAGCCGACCACTCCAAGGCTGTGGAAAACACCGTGGAAGTCGTGTTCCAGGTGAACGGCAAGGTCCGCGCCAAGGCATCTGTCGCCAAGGACATGGACAAGGCCGCCCTCGAAAAGCTCGCCATGGAAAACGATAGAATGAAAGAGTTCATGAACGGCAAGACCGTCGTGAAGTCCATCGTGGTCCCGGGCAAGCTCGTGAATATTGTGGTTAAGTAA
- a CDS encoding patatin family protein gives MAMYKDIALAVEGGGMRGAYSAGVLDVFLDNGIKFGACAGTSAGATHLCSYLSEQRERNKRLDTIHSASKRYMSWGNLIRTGDFFELDYCYNQIPRVVDPFDFEKFRENTAETKFYAVATNLETGGPEYLLTRDLDKPEDMDKIRASASLPLMSHIVEVEGMKLLDGGVGDSIPFEVFTGMGYQKQVVIVTQPEGFVKKPNSMIPLFKIIYRKYPKFIEAARNRHIRYNQCLRTLEERVAQGSAFMIRPSAEFKISRLEKDKSKLVELYDMGVKDTTALMPKLLEFLEK, from the coding sequence ATGGCGATGTATAAGGATATTGCGCTTGCTGTCGAAGGCGGCGGCATGCGCGGCGCCTATTCGGCCGGCGTACTGGACGTATTTTTAGATAACGGTATCAAGTTTGGCGCATGTGCCGGAACCTCGGCGGGCGCCACTCACCTTTGTAGCTATCTGTCGGAACAGCGTGAACGCAACAAGCGTCTCGACACCATTCATTCGGCAAGCAAACGCTACATGAGCTGGGGCAACCTGATTCGCACTGGCGATTTTTTCGAACTGGATTATTGCTACAATCAAATCCCGCGCGTGGTCGATCCGTTCGATTTCGAAAAGTTCCGCGAGAATACAGCCGAAACGAAATTCTATGCGGTCGCTACGAACCTGGAAACAGGCGGCCCCGAATATTTGCTCACTCGCGATCTGGACAAGCCCGAAGACATGGACAAGATTCGCGCCTCGGCCTCGCTCCCGCTCATGAGCCATATTGTAGAAGTTGAAGGCATGAAACTTCTGGACGGCGGTGTCGGCGACAGCATTCCGTTCGAAGTATTCACAGGCATGGGCTATCAAAAGCAGGTCGTAATCGTCACGCAGCCTGAAGGCTTTGTCAAGAAGCCGAATTCCATGATTCCCCTGTTCAAGATTATCTACCGCAAGTACCCCAAGTTTATCGAAGCGGCAAGGAACCGCCACATTCGCTACAACCAGTGCCTGCGCACGCTGGAAGAACGTGTCGCTCAAGGTTCTGCGTTCATGATCCGCCCGAGCGCAGAATTCAAGATTTCGCGCCTCGAAAAAGACAAGTCTAAACTGGTGGAACTTTACGACATGGGCGTGAAAGACACGACCGCGCTCATGCCCAAGTTGCTTGAATTTCTAGAAAAATAA